The genomic DNA TACTGTCAACCCGCGGTTTGACATTTACACGTCAAACATGCAGATGTCAAATattggatgattttttttcgccagCAAATTTGTGTCTGACTCGTCCGGTTTTTTGTATTCCGTATTGTGGATATTTTTACGGGACTTTATCTGTGCAAAAAATCCCCCAAAGCGTACGCGATTCCAGCGACTCGGCTTTTCCTGTTCCGGCTCGTAGTGATAGAACGACGGAAGCGGCCACATACAGCACGAATCGGCACCAAACACACCATATTTCCAGCCCCAATCGCGGTTGTCCCTTGTTGACACCGTACGTGtgcagcacacaaaaacacacagcaaTCGGAACGTGAAGAATGGGTACGTCGGGAAGGCGGTGTCTGATAACAAGGCAAGGCAGGGCAGGAGCAGACGACCCTGCCTGCCAGCCTTGGATTTGCGTTGCCCGAGCGAGAGTTTTTGGGGGGGTCTAGTGTGTTGTTGacactttctttcttttttttctctcccgcaCGCAGGCGGACTGTTCAGTTACTTTCGGGGGCTGCTCGGGAGCCGGGAGATGCGGATACTGATCCTGGGGCTGGATGGCGCCGGTAAGACGACCATACTGTACCGATTGCAGGTGGGCGAGGTGGTGACCACAATACCGACGATAGGCTTCAACGTGGAGCAGGTGACGTACAAAAACCTTAAATTCCAGGTGTGGGATTTAGGCGGACAGACCAGCATACGGTAAGCAGGAGGTGTTCGGGTCGCGAtaaaggggaagaaaaacagacTAATGTTATCTCGATTTTCCCCGCTTTTCCAGACCATATTGGCGCTGTTATTACAGCAACACAGACGCTATTATCTACGTAGTTGATTCGGCAGATAAGGATAGGATAGGCATATCAAAAGACGAGCTACTATACATGTTAAGGGTAAGGATGCATTCCGGATGGGGCCATGCCAAGTGCCTGCAAAACTGTGTTCATTGTTTCCCCCCATCAACCCCGCAGGAAGACGAACTTGCCGGAGCCATACTGGTAGTGTTGGCCAACAAACAGGATATGGAAGGGTGCATGAGCGTGGCGGAGGTGCATCAAGCGCTCGGGCTGGAAGCTCTGAAAAATCGAACGTTCCAAATATTCAAAACATCCGCGACCAAAGGAGAGGGCCTCGATCAGGCGATGGATTGGCTGTCGAATGCGTTACAGGCGCGGAAATAGCTTCCGCTAGGGTAGCAGCAGTGCAGTGGAGGCAGTTTTCCTGTGGCGATCACAGCCCCTTCCCGTTACTACGTTCACTTTTCGTTCCGCCTCACCGTTTCTGCAAACccgtgagtgtgcgtgtgtgtgccgagTAGTGTGTGGAGAGATTTCTGTAGAGTACGCTACATTCTAGGTAAAGCTTTCGTAAGCGAAAAGCGATAAGAGGGCTATTGGGTCCTTCCAAGTAGCAATATTCTTTCTACTGATGAGCACAGCGATGTATAGCCGATACATTGCCAGCGCGAGCCGGTGACGATCGGAAGGTGTTCCGTACGAAAAGGGAATTCCCTCAGCATAACGCTTTCTTCTTATCTTAAGCTTACGGatatgaaaacaaaagaacgATTCCTTCACGTGCCCGTGTGCCAAAGAAGGAATGAAGCAAATATTCAGCAATACACCAACTTCATTTCGCATTAGACGTACTCTCCTTCCCACGAAAACACTCCAATCGTGCAAACGGAACAGCAGCACAGTCGTCACCCGGGTTCGTTAGGTCGAAGAAAGcattaattttatatttaaaaaaatgtgtaccattaaaacaaatattatacAAAACAAATGTATTAAGTTCTCAAGCGAACACACGCACCGTGGGCCGGTTTTATTGAGCTTGCTCACCACGACGGTACACCGAACCGGGTCACGCGCTTCTCCTGCGTTTCCAGCTCCATCTTGATCTTGGTGCGCATGTAAAAGATGGGACAATCGCGACTGGTGCAGATAACTTCCTCGTGCAGCGAACCTTGGCACCGCTGGCACTCCGTCCACAGGCGACAGAACCGATCCTCGAGCGTACGTTGCGCGGCCAGTTCCGTCTGGTACAGGGAAGCCTCGTTCGGGGCACAGTGCTGACAGAGCGCGCGACCCTCCTGTCCAGCCGCCAGCAGTGCTTTACACCCCAGACAAGCGTCCCGCTTCTTCGTAAACGCTGCCAGTGCACCGACCTTCGACGTGACCACGGAACGTGTCCGGGTGTGATCACCGCGGAGAAGAATCGATTCCGCCTTCTCACCCAGGATAGGCTCAAAGATGCGCAGCAACGGTTTCGATAGCTGGTTCTCGAGATAGTAGTTCGCATCGATCGGTATGCAGTTCTCCAGCACGTAGATCGGATCTTCCGCTTTCATGTAGGCGGGCGTGTTTTTGGCCGCCGCTATCAGCACGTACGGCACACGATCGCCCAGCTTCGGTGCATTGCCCGGATCGCGCTTTTTCATCTTGTTTGCCAGCTCAACGTGCGCCTGCTTCGCGGCGTAATCACTCTTCGCGAGCTCCTTCGTAATGACCAGCTGCGAAATGTCGATCCGATTGCAGAGCAAATCGGCGATCGTTTGCTTCGCATACTCGATCGCCCCGTCCGGGTTCCGTTCGATCAGCAGCTTCTGCAGGCAATTGTTCATCAGATTCGCGACGAGCGGAGAATTGTCACGCCGCACCGTTTCGATACCCTTACAATCCATCTTGTCGTACCTGTCCGGGCGGGTAAAGTAAAGCCCAGCGTAGCGCTTCTTGTTGATCAGCAGATAGGGATAGTAAACCTTCTCGAACTCAAGCTTGATCGGTTTCACAAACTTGGCGCTTACGTAGTCGGCCGCCTCCTTGCCCAGCTCCATGCTACGCTCGAGCGTTTTCACGCCGAAATTCACCATCACCGAATCGGTATCGCCGTAAATGACGACCGCATCGTTCTCGTACCCATGCTCCACCGTGTACCGCTGCTCGACTTCCTGCTTCGTTTGCTCGATCATCGTCCGCCCGTAGGCCGTGACGGAGCCGGAAATTTCTAAGCAAGGAAGCTTTCCCACCTGGGCACCGGTAAATCCGTACACCGAGTTGGCTGATATCTTCAGTGCGAGCTGCCGGCCATCCAGCACGGATCGCTTGAATGGGTCCGTTTCCACCTTAAGATCGGCCTTTGCGCGCTTACGTGCTGCTAGGAGAGATTCTAGAATTTCCGGCAAAATTCCTTTCCGAACGGACGACTTTACGAACACATTGTTGGCCGGTGTGTGCGTTAGCTGGTCCGGGCTGAGGCTCAGCTTGTCCTTCATGTTGGGCTGGACGAGCGTCGTGTAGCAGAGATTGTGGGCCATCATGATGCTTGGGTACAGGGAGGCGAAATCGAGCGTCGAGATGGGATTGGCATAGTAGCCACGCTTCGGTTCGATAACGGTCGCTCCTTCGTACTGTTCTTCCGAGCCGGAGCTTTGATAGGATGGGATCAGGTAGCCGGCGACCTTCGATTTGCGCAGCAGTTGGCTCATGACTTTGATCTGCTGTCCGCGCGTTAGCAGGCAGGCCAGCGGGACACCGGTCACACGTGCCATCTCCATGTAGTTCACGATGCACATCAGCTTGTTGAGAAGGCGCAGCGGAAGGTAGGCATCCTTGAGACAGTACATCGCCAACCGACGGCGCGTCTGATCGCTTTCGTTCTGCAGGTCCGTGATGATGCTGTGATGCACGTCCTCTTTCTGTTCCTGCAAAAAGTGGTAACTGACCGCGTTCAGCGTGTACGAGCGTAGTTTGTAGTCACGCAGCAACACGAACAGCAAATCGAACGGTACGCGGCCCTCGAAGTTGACAAATTTGTTCTCCCGCCGGCCCATCTGTTTCGACTGTATGACGGTGTCCTTGATGACGGACCGGATGTTGGTGACGCGCCCGAGATACTCAAAGTTTTTCACCTTCAGATGGCTGGCACGGTTCAGCAGGTACGGTACGTCGaagttgttgatgttgtacCCGGTGAGAATGTCCGGATCGAGCTCGCGCACAAAGCAGGCCCATTCGCCCAGTAGCTCCTGTTCCGTGTCGTAGCTAAGCACCTGCGCACCAACGATCGGTGCGCACGCTTTCAGGGTAAACACATTCCTTAGGAACGGTTCCTGTTCACCCTGGCGGATGACCATGTTGGCGATCTGGATCACTGGATCGTGCTGTGGTTCGGGGAAAATTCCTTTCCTCCCGGCGCACTCGATATCGAAGCTCAGAATGCGGAACGGTGCCACCTTAGCCCACTCGCCTTCGGGTTCGTGAGCGATGAACGCGCTGAACGCTACATCCACCTCGATCTGGCAAcgggtttccggtgccggatgTTTGCCCTTCTGCCGGTAGCTCCATGTGCCGGGGGGCAATTCAATCCAGCTGCACCCGACCACACCGGTGTCCACCATAAACCGGATGTCGAAATCGATGTTGCTTTCGTACACACGGCAGTCCTGGAAATCCATCGATGGCATCAGGTGCTCCCGTTCCAGCAACCGTTTCACCGCCGCAAGCAGCTTCGGCAGCGTCACCGTAACACGTATAAACTGGAACAAATCCTCCCCGTTGTAGCCCATGATGGACTGCCGTTCCACCAGCTCCACATCCAGCACCGCCTCCTGCACATTATCCTTGTTCGAGCGCATATCGTGCAGTACGGCTTTATCGAGCGCGGCACGGAATTCTGGCAGGTGAGCTTTGGTGAAACCACGCGGTGCTGCCACGTACAGGTAGGGCAGAAACCCGTGCACGTGCGCGCACACCGAATTGCCTTCCATCGTCACACCGAACATACGCATAATGGGAATCGGACCAATCTGTGCACCGGGCATACCGGCCATCGGTTGACCGATGTAGTTATCGATATCGATTTGCTGAAAAACGAGCGCATCTTTACCGGGATCGAGTGGGACCGGTTCCGGGCGACTCCATTTCGCGCAAGTGTTTTCATTCTCGGGCCCTAGCCCGATGCGGGCGGTGTCTGCATCGTCGTCCAAATTGGCCAGCTCTGTCTCGAAGTAACTTTCGAACTCTTCCTCATCGTCTTCGCCGCTGTTATGGATTACGAGCGGGGGGGGGACTGTTAGTTTGGGGTACTCGATGCGGAATGATCTTACCGGCTTACCGGAACTTTTTCGGTCCGCTGGAAGATGGTGCTTCGTTGGGTTTGGTGAATGGTTTACGCTTTGAGTTCATCTGGCAGCCGGCATGTATTGACACTCTTCAGCAGGAGCAAGAAACTGGATTAATGGAGGAAAGCTTAACACACAGAACACATGCGGACGCTGTCACTTACCACTTACACCGTTGAGACAGCCTTTGAAGTACAAAATACGATGAAACGGAGCAGAACATTCACCTTTCAGCACATCAGCATACAACACCGGGCTTGGACTCTATTTTGCGCGCGATCCGAACTGACACAAGCAGCGATGGCAGTTtattgtacgtgtgtgtgtgtgagtgcgtgtttATCTATTTGAAAACAACAGTTGATGTATAGATTATTTGAAATTACGCTCTTTTAAATCCCTTAGTCAGATTTTCTTGAGAAATGCTAGTTCATCACTTTATTTTGATCGTTTACGTATGAaaattgttcttctttttatgTAGGACACACACTTCAAGAAATAATACCTATTTTGTCTACCACGCGACCTCCTAGTAATTGCAAAATTCGttctttgttgtttttttcgttctccAACGAAAACACTTGTCAACAAGCTGTCAGAAGTGTCACAATAAgcaagaagatgaaaaaaatcgaaatttgCGGATTGATAAAAAGTGCGATTAATGATTTTATAGTTTTAAGAACACCAACTATTTACTCCCACTGAACAGTGTTTTTTCGGCCGGCGGCAGAACGGAGAACGGAATACGCCCAGGGGGGCAATTTATCGGTTGAGTGCGGTGGGTCGGAAGTAATCGGCCATCGGTTCAAGTTCGCTGAGCGTGAAAATATATTAGCTTCTAgctagtggcagcagcagcaacaccatcatcgCAGAGACCCCTCCTTGTGGCTTCATCGCGCAGGAGGTCCTGTAACGGGTTGGCCGCACCACGGCAACAATGTACCAGAGCGCTTGTAGTGCAGCCGCCGGCGGTTGCTCGGAACCGGAGCGCCACGATCGGGATGGGTTGATAACGCACGAAACGGCGGTAGCCCCGGTCGAGCACGACTACAGTGGGTTCGATATCGTGAAGGCAACACAGTACGGTGCGATAGCACGCGTCAAGGAGCTCATCGAGGCGGGCTGGGATGTGAATCAGCCGGACAGCGAAACCGTAACGCTGCTGCATTGGGCGGCGATTAATAATCGTAAAGATatcataaaatatttcctcGATAAGGGTGCGATCGTGGATGCGGTCGGGGGTGAGCTGAGCGCTACACCGTTGCACTGGGCCACACGGCAGGGTCATCTCGGTGCGGTGGTACTGTTGCTGGCGGCCGGCGCCGATCCGAGCCTTCGCGATGCGGAAGGCTGTTCGTGCATTCATCTGGCCGCCCAGTTCGGGCACACGGCACTGGTGGCGTACTTTATAGCGCGGGGTGTGAATCCCGATTTGCAGGATCGCGGTGGCATGACAGCGTTGATGTGGGCAGCGTGGAAAATATCCGCCCTCGATCCGGTCCGATTGCTGCTGACGCTGGGCGCAAACCCGAGCCTGGCGGATCACACGCATGGCAACACGGCACTGCACTGGGCCATCCTTGCGCGTAACGCAACCGCCATCAGTACGCTGGTGCTGAAGGGTAAGGCAAACATGGAAGTACCGAACCTGCGTGGTGACACACCGCTCACGATGCTACAGCCGCACCTCGGTTCGATTTGGATCGGTTCGAAGGTGTCCGACCGGATCCGGGAACTGACGCAACAATCGCACCGACGCAACCTGCTCGTACGCCTGACGCTCGACAAACGGTTCCGCTGGTGGAGCATGATAGCGACCCCGTTTCTGGTGTTTTATCTCGTCGGGCTAGTGTTCTGTGCCGACACGCAGATCATCATTAAGATTTTCCTGCTCGCCTGTCTGTACAGTGTGTCGTACACGATGGGGCAGCATCTGTTCGACGAGAATCTGATGGCGTTGCTACCACTGAGCGTGTATATGGCCACGAAGCTGTGGTTTTACGTTACCTGGCTCACGTACATCGCACCAACCGTATCGTTCCTCGCATCGATGGCGTTCCTTGCCTGCAGTGCAGGGCTGTGGGTATGTTTCCTGAAGTCTTGGCGCGGCAATCCGGGCGTAATTCAGCCGACACAAGAACAACGGTTTAGGGTAAGGAGGATGCCGGCATCGAACCGGCTAGGTAGATCATTGAAATGTGTTTGAACCATTTCAGACCATCATTGAACTTTCCGAGCGTGGTGCAAGTGGATTTGAACCGTCGGCTTTCTGTTCCGCCTGTCTAGTCCGCAGACCGGTACGCTCGAAGCATTGCTCCGTGTGTGATCGATGCGTTGCCCGGTTCGATCACCATTGCCCGTGGGTTGGCAACTGTATCGGTAAGATTGATTGCGACACGCGACTTCAGACGATCGATACCGTCATGCGAACTGTTTTCTCTTCGTAGGTGCGAAAAATCACAAATACTTTATGGGCTTCTTGTGGATGCTTCTGATCATGTGTGGCTGGATGCTGTACGGCGGGTCAAACTTCTACGTACAAACGTGTTCCGTCAACATGGACGATGGTAAGAGAGATGATTGTTGTGCGGGAAGGATAAGGACACGGTCATCATTTGTTCGCTCTCCCACCATTAGGCTTATGGTCCGCACTGCAGGCGATCGGGTCCTGCAATCCTTGGGTCGGTTGGGTGATGGGAAACGCGCTGCTTCACATGTCCTGGGTCACGGTGTTAACGATCTGCCAGAGCTACCAGGTCGTGTGCCTCGGTATGACGACGAACGAGCGTCTGAACCGTGGCCGATACCGGCACTTCCAGGCCAAGGGTGGCAAGAGCCCGTTCAACCGTGGTCCGCTGAAAAATCTGTTCGATTTCCTCGAGTGCAGCTGTTTCGGGCTGGTGCAACCGCAACACACGGACTGGATGCAATTTTTTGAGTTTGATAAGCACGTCGAACACGAGCCACTGTTGCGACCCGATAACTTTCAGTACGTCTGAGTTaagctcagcagcagcagggcagCCGTTCAACCCGCCGACCGGCAACCGGAAGTACCGGAAGCGTCCACCGAACCCGGAGCGCGAGCTGGCAACGTTGCTGAGGAACGAAACCATCAGCACGATGCTGAAGTGTGGCCGAAAAACGAAACTGTACTAGTGGCGTCCGCAGCAACCGTCAGCAAGGTGGCTGCGGTGTAGAAGGGAAGGGTTTACCGGACGTACATTTGCGGCATTTCTCCTCGCTTCTACTGGTGTACAGTGATATCCTTGTGTTCCTGCATTACTACGCAGCCTGCCCGGCACGCCTCGTCCAGTGGcgcatttttgtttcaaaatacGCTTTCAGCTGTCTGATGTAGCCAATCCAGTTGGCATGAGGTTTTCGTTTCTGTATTCTGAGGCGCTGCCACTGGTCGAAAGGTACAGTTTTGGTGTGCGCTCTAGTATTTGTATTTCGTTTTCCTATAATTTTAAACACCGTAACACGCGTAAGAGGATGAAGTGAACAAGGCTTTAGATAGGAGTTAAGAAGATTGCGGAGCAAAAATCCCGCGTAAGAAACGCTTAAAGTGAACAGAACAAACCGATaaatacgaaacaaaaaaacacacagacacaaaacaGCATACCAATGAAAATCACCGCTATCAAATATGAAACAACAAAGCGTACAGCTTCGGCTTGTGGCCGATGTGAGGGCGGAAAGGAAAGTTAAGGATGAGTTGCGGGAGGTATAAGGCACACAAGTTAGTAGCatttaagaagaagaaaaaaaacctatagTGGGGTTCGCTAAAAAGGTTCGTCCCCCAAAAAGGGGTTGgagtaacacacacacacatacatacacacaccaatGCAATTATCGATGAAAAAATAGTAGTTTTTCATCAACTAAGCTCCAATTCATTCCATGGATCATATGTGTGAAAATAGCAAAGCGCGGACGCAACCTGAgtgtaaagtaaaaaaaaaaagaaaaagctcgCGAAAAgggcgacgatgatgatgatgatgaagatcacAACAACATTAGACGTAGCAGTAAAATTACCAACATTTGGAACGATTTGTATGTATGTAAACGGAATCAAAATTGATTGCATTCAATATCCCACTACCCACGTCCCACGTTGAAGGGACATTTAAAAAGTCCGTggtgtataaaaaaaattgtttctgtCAATTTTGTCATCCTTTAGCAAAATCCGACCAGGACAGAAGGAAGCAAGgatgtaacaaaaaaaaagtgaactATCGAATCGATTCAGGCGAATCAAGCAATAGagtgttcttttttgtttattttattatttctctTTCCAACCATATTGACTATTGAACTAAAATGCACGTGTAGATAGTgttaaaagaagaagaaaaaaaactttaccgGGCgctaaacaaaccaacaaaaaataccaaacctGGCGCTCGCATGTTGTTATGCTAAACGTATAGTCAGAAAGgagtgcgtgtgcgtgagtgcgtgtgtttgaAAAAGAGGCCGCAGGCTAGAGGGCTCTTTTTGCTTTAGTCAAATGGTTTGTGGCGTTTGGGATTTCGTTAAGCTAATATCATTAAGAAACGAGCATGGCAGCAAAAGGGTGTTTGTGTACGGTTGTCCCTTACCGGAACTTTACCTCTTCCATTCATCCTTATCATTATCGTAGCGGAAGGTTTAGCGGTGTCTTCTACCGATAGGCGTTAGCATTCAGGACAAATGTTTCGCAAAGCAGGGGCAACGTACCTCCAACCGTCCCAATTAAGTATATGAGTAAAATACTTTCTATGACTCCAGCACGATTAGCTTTTGCCCCGATCAGACAAGCGGAAATATTGCAATTGCATTTCGTAACTTTGCACAGTATCATACTTCGTACcgctttaaaaatagttttcctTTCTTAATCATTCTAGTCATACCGTAGCAGAGAACAAACGCATCTTGTATAATCGAACAGAAGGAACAGAACATAGTTAAGGCAAGGCTAAGGTGAAGAGATGCAAATTCTTCCAAGTAGCATAAAATGAAAGCTTCTTGCTTGTTTTGCCTATCGTAAAATGTACACTCCTTGGTTCCTTTCGgcacagaaaagaaaaacatggaACGATCTAGCCCACAATTTGGCAGGTATATCATACTTACCATTTaagcacactcacacgcgcGGCCCATTGCAGCCACCGACCGATGGAGCAATATAGGAcggagtgaaaaaaaaatggccggaCGAAAGGACAAATATAGCCGTATTTAGCGATAATATGTAATGTTAACCACAAACTTGAAGTTCCATTCTTCTATCGCACACCCACAAAGCACAGGCAATACTATTAAAAAATGATAATAGATAAAGAATCAATAACCGAGACGGGCTGTTACATTGCGCAAAGAACGGAAAGAAAACGTccaattcaaaaaaaaaacgaaacgtcTTATCGAACGCATCAGACGTTTGACGCTACTGACTGACAGCAGCTGCCCCAGCAGGCGGATGGTGGAAGTTTATTTACATACTTTCTACCtcaaaacaccaccaccgaatACGTGTGCGGCGTGTGCGGTATTTAATTACGTTTGGTTTCCCTCGTCCTCCAGAAATGCCGGTTGATGTGC from Anopheles stephensi strain Indian chromosome 2, UCI_ANSTEP_V1.0, whole genome shotgun sequence includes the following:
- the LOC118505961 gene encoding ADP-ribosylation factor-like protein 1 produces the protein MGGLFSYFRGLLGSREMRILILGLDGAGKTTILYRLQVGEVVTTIPTIGFNVEQVTYKNLKFQVWDLGGQTSIRPYWRCYYSNTDAIIYVVDSADKDRIGISKDELLYMLREDELAGAILVVLANKQDMEGCMSVAEVHQALGLEALKNRTFQIFKTSATKGEGLDQAMDWLSNALQARK
- the LOC118505959 gene encoding DNA polymerase delta catalytic subunit, yielding MNSKRKPFTKPNEAPSSSGPKKFRGEDDEEEFESYFETELANLDDDADTARIGLGPENENTCAKWSRPEPVPLDPGKDALVFQQIDIDNYIGQPMAGMPGAQIGPIPIMRMFGVTMEGNSVCAHVHGFLPYLYVAAPRGFTKAHLPEFRAALDKAVLHDMRSNKDNVQEAVLDVELVERQSIMGYNGEDLFQFIRVTVTLPKLLAAVKRLLEREHLMPSMDFQDCRVYESNIDFDIRFMVDTGVVGCSWIELPPGTWSYRQKGKHPAPETRCQIEVDVAFSAFIAHEPEGEWAKVAPFRILSFDIECAGRKGIFPEPQHDPVIQIANMVIRQGEQEPFLRNVFTLKACAPIVGAQVLSYDTEQELLGEWACFVRELDPDILTGYNINNFDVPYLLNRASHLKVKNFEYLGRVTNIRSVIKDTVIQSKQMGRRENKFVNFEGRVPFDLLFVLLRDYKLRSYTLNAVSYHFLQEQKEDVHHSIITDLQNESDQTRRRLAMYCLKDAYLPLRLLNKLMCIVNYMEMARVTGVPLACLLTRGQQIKVMSQLLRKSKVAGYLIPSYQSSGSEEQYEGATVIEPKRGYYANPISTLDFASLYPSIMMAHNLCYTTLVQPNMKDKLSLSPDQLTHTPANNVFVKSSVRKGILPEILESLLAARKRAKADLKVETDPFKRSVLDGRQLALKISANSVYGFTGAQVGKLPCLEISGSVTAYGRTMIEQTKQEVEQRYTVEHGYENDAVVIYGDTDSVMVNFGVKTLERSMELGKEAADYVSAKFVKPIKLEFEKVYYPYLLINKKRYAGLYFTRPDRYDKMDCKGIETVRRDNSPLVANLMNNCLQKLLIERNPDGAIEYAKQTIADLLCNRIDISQLVITKELAKSDYAAKQAHVELANKMKKRDPGNAPKLGDRVPYVLIAAAKNTPAYMKAEDPIYVLENCIPIDANYYLENQLSKPLLRIFEPILGEKAESILLRGDHTRTRSVVTSKVGALAAFTKKRDACLGCKALLAAGQEGRALCQHCAPNEASLYQTELAAQRTLEDRFCRLWTECQRCQGSLHEEVICTSRDCPIFYMRTKIKMELETQEKRVTRFGVPSW
- the LOC118505962 gene encoding palmitoyltransferase Hip14 — protein: MYQSACSAAAGGCSEPERHDRDGLITHETAVAPVEHDYSGFDIVKATQYGAIARVKELIEAGWDVNQPDSETVTLLHWAAINNRKDIIKYFLDKGAIVDAVGGELSATPLHWATRQGHLGAVVLLLAAGADPSLRDAEGCSCIHLAAQFGHTALVAYFIARGVNPDLQDRGGMTALMWAAWKISALDPVRLLLTLGANPSLADHTHGNTALHWAILARNATAISTLVLKGKANMEVPNLRGDTPLTMLQPHLGSIWIGSKVSDRIRELTQQSHRRNLLVRLTLDKRFRWWSMIATPFLVFYLVGLVFCADTQIIIKIFLLACLYSVSYTMGQHLFDENLMALLPLSVYMATKLWFYVTWLTYIAPTVSFLASMAFLACSAGLWVCFLKSWRGNPGVIQPTQEQRFRTIIELSERGASGFEPSAFCSACLVRRPVRSKHCSVCDRCVARFDHHCPWVGNCIGAKNHKYFMGFLWMLLIMCGWMLYGGSNFYVQTCSVNMDDGLWSALQAIGSCNPWVGWVMGNALLHMSWVTVLTICQSYQVVCLGMTTNERLNRGRYRHFQAKGGKSPFNRGPLKNLFDFLECSCFGLVQPQHTDWMQFFEFDKHVEHEPLLRPDNFQYV